Proteins found in one Methylophilaceae bacterium genomic segment:
- a CDS encoding phosphoribosylanthranilate isomerase yields the protein MRTRTKICGITRVEDALCAVRHGADAIGLVFYAPSPRCVSVAQAALISAALPPFVSVVALFVNASQQEINAVLSNVRIDLLQFHGDELEPACTQYGLPYLKAIRVKPDTNLIQYAHDYANAKALLLDAYSDVAVGGTGLVFDWNLIPKQLPKPIILAGGLTPENVKQAIHHVRPFAVDVSGGVEQSKGIKDTQKIAAFMAAINA from the coding sequence ATGCGAACACGAACCAAAATTTGTGGTATTACTCGGGTAGAAGATGCATTATGTGCAGTTCGACATGGCGCAGACGCCATTGGTTTGGTGTTTTATGCGCCCAGTCCACGTTGTGTAAGTGTTGCTCAGGCGGCCTTGATTAGTGCAGCATTGCCGCCTTTTGTTAGTGTTGTTGCTTTATTCGTTAATGCTAGTCAACAAGAGATCAATGCGGTGTTGTCAAATGTACGGATAGACTTATTGCAATTTCATGGAGACGAGCTCGAGCCCGCGTGCACACAATACGGATTACCTTATTTAAAGGCAATTCGCGTTAAACCTGACACAAATTTGATACAATATGCACATGACTATGCAAATGCTAAAGCGCTGCTCTTAGATGCATATTCTGATGTTGCGGTTGGCGGTACTGGTTTGGTATTTGATTGGAATTTAATTCCCAAACAATTGCCTAAACCCATTATTCTAGCTGGTGGCTTAACGCCAGAGAATGTAAAGCAAGCGATACATCATGTGCGGCCGTTTGCCGTTGATGTGAGTGGTGGTGTTGAGCAAAGTAAAGGTATTAAAGATACACAAAAGATAGCCGCGTTTATGGCGGCAATTAATGCTTGA
- the truA gene encoding tRNA pseudouridine(38-40) synthase TruA, whose protein sequence is MRIVLGIEYDGSNYCGWQSQPNRCGVQDVLEAAICAIAQHPIRLHAAGRTDAGVHALMQVVHFDTTANRPENAWLRGVNALLPNAVRVIWSKTVMDDFHARFSAQRRSYQYLLVNHSVAPAILATKAGWYHLPLNLKTMQEAAHYLIGEHDFSAFRASECQANTAVRTIYQASVEQFDEKFIFKFAANAFLQHQVRNMLGALIYVGNGKNPPSFIRDLLLQQDRTISPPTFSANGLYLTGVSYDERWQLPSNERVITVI, encoded by the coding sequence ATGCGAATTGTATTGGGTATAGAGTACGATGGGTCAAACTACTGTGGATGGCAAAGCCAGCCTAATAGATGTGGCGTACAAGATGTCTTGGAAGCTGCAATTTGCGCCATTGCACAGCATCCAATACGCTTGCATGCCGCTGGCAGAACAGATGCTGGTGTCCATGCGCTGATGCAAGTTGTACACTTTGATACGACAGCTAATCGACCTGAGAACGCATGGCTGCGCGGTGTTAATGCATTACTACCTAATGCGGTGCGAGTGATTTGGTCTAAAACTGTTATGGATGATTTTCACGCAAGATTTTCAGCACAGCGACGCAGTTATCAGTATTTATTAGTTAATCATTCAGTTGCCCCGGCTATTTTAGCCACCAAAGCAGGTTGGTATCATCTGCCACTCAATTTAAAAACAATGCAAGAAGCTGCTCACTATTTAATTGGAGAGCATGACTTTAGCGCCTTTAGAGCAAGCGAATGTCAAGCCAATACAGCAGTAAGAACGATATACCAAGCAAGTGTAGAACAATTTGATGAAAAATTTATTTTTAAGTTTGCGGCTAATGCATTTTTACAACACCAAGTTCGTAATATGCTGGGTGCATTGATTTATGTGGGTAATGGAAAAAACCCGCCGTCATTCATTCGCGATTTACTTTTGCAACAAGATAGAACGATTTCCCCACCAACATTTTCAGCGAATGGCTTGTATTTAACTGGAGTTAGCTACGATGAACGGTGGCAATTGCCAAGCAATGAACGCGTCATTACAGTTATTTAG